In Pseudemcibacter aquimaris, the sequence ACATTGATAAAAATATATATTTTCAACTTGTTTCTGGCGCATTTGCCCCTATCTATTGGTTATGGAACATTAAGGTTTGAATTTCAGGTACTAAATAAAGGTTTAATGCGTGGACAATATGAAACGTAATTTTGCATTCTGGCTTATCATTTTAATTTTGCTTCTTGCGCTATTCAGTGCGTTTAAGGGACCAGCTGGCGGTGATGCACGTCAGGAAATTTCCTATTCTGAATTTTTGGCGGGTGTTGAAAATGGCAGCATCACCAGCGTCACGATACAGGAAAATAATATTGCGGGTACGATGACCAATGGTCAAACGTTCCAAACATACGCACCTGATGATGCCACGCTTATTGATAAGCTGAATGAAAGAGGCATTAATATTAATGCGAAACCTGTTGAAACCAGCGCATTCTGGATGTTTGTGTCCGGATGGCTTCCTTTCATTATTCTGATCGGTATCTGGATATTCTTTATGCGTCAGATGCAGGGTGGCGGCGGAAAAGCCATGGGCTTTGGTAAATCAAAGGCTAAACTGCTTAATGAAATGTCGGGACGCGTCACATTCGAAGATGTCGCAGGTATCGAAGAAGCCAAAGAAGAGCTTGAAGAAATTGTTGAGTTCTTAAAAGACCCGAGCAAATATCAACGTCTTGGTGCGGTAATCCCGAAAGGCGCGCTTCTTGTGGGCCCTCCTGGAACTGGTAAAACGCTTCTTGCCCGTGCAATTGCGGGTGAGGCGAATGTACCGTTCTTCACCATTTCCGGTTCTGACTTTGTGGAAATGTTTGTCGGTGTTGGCGCGAGCCGTGTTCGTGATATGTTTGAACAGGGTAAACAAAATGCTCCATGTATTATCTTTATTGACGAGATCGACGCAGTGGGTCGCCACCGTGGTGCCGGTCTTGGTGGCGGTAACGATGAACGAGAACAAACGCTCAACCAGCTGCTTGTTGAAATGGATGGATTTGAAGCGAATGAAGGTATCATCCTGCTTGCGGCGACAAACCGTCCGGATGTTCTTGACCCGGCGCTACTTCGTCCGGGACGTTTTGACCGTCAGGTGGTGGTATCAAATCCTGATATTCTTGGCCGTGAGAAAATCCTTAAAGTTCATATGAAAAAAGTTCCACTTGCTGCGGATGTTAAGCCACGCGTAATTGCACGTGGTACACCGGGTTTTTCTGGTGCGGATCTTGCGAACCTTGTGAACGAAGCAGCACTTCTTGCAGCACGTAGAGGCAAGCGCGTTGTCACAATGGAAGATTTCGAACAATCCAAAGACAAGGTGATGATGGGTGCGGAACGTCGTTCCATGGTCATGCAGGAAGAAGAGAAAAAATTAACTGCTTATCATGAAGCAGGTCACGCACTAGTGGCGCTTCATTGTCCGGCATCTGATCCAATTCATAAGGCAACAATCATTCCACGCGGTCGTGCGCTTGGTATGGTGATGCGTCTGCCGGAACATGACCAGCTTTCAAAATCACGTGAAAAAATGCATGCTGATCTTGCGGTTGCAATGGGTGGTCGCGTGGCTGAAGAGATTATCTTTGGTTATGATAAGGTGACGAGTGGTGCATCATCTGATATTTCTTATGCAACCAAAATGGCACGTGCCATGGTAACCCAATGGGGCATGAGCGATATTCTTGGCCCACTTGAATATGGTGAAAACCAACAGGAAGTTTTCCTTGGTCATTCTGTATCGCAAACACAAAATGTTTCTGCGGCGACAGCGAAAATCATTGATGAAGAAATCCGCCGTATTGTGGATGAAGCACATGAAAAAGCAAAACAAGTGCTTAATGATAATCTTGATGATCTTCATACACTTGGTAAAGGGTTGCTCGAATATGAAACACTTAGTGGTGACGAAATAAACGATCTTCTTGCCGGTAAAGATATCCATAAAGATTTCGATGACGAGGACAAGACAGATAACAAGCCGACAGGTTCTGTACCAACAACCAAAAAATCAGATGATGCAAAAAAATCTGATGACAAGGAAGGCGGTGTCGGTTCGGACCCTGTTCCAGAAGGTTAGGATAAAGAACAAATGGGGATGGCAGTAGATTCAAGCTACTACATAGAGCCCCTGGGAATTACCAGGGGCTTTAATTTATTGGATGATGTATCCATGGAAATTCTGGGCAGCGATTTACGTTGCTTCGCTGTTCGCATTATTACAAAAAGTGCGGGTGAAATATCTTCGGAAACAATTCCTGTAAATAGTCTTGGCGTTTATCTTTCAACACTGGATGATGATAAAAAAGCCAAACTTTGGACATTGATTGATAATATTGCTGCGAAAAGAAGCAATATTTTAAATCTGGATTTTCAAGATACAATTATTCAAGGCGTGTTAAATGTAACGCCGGATAGTTTTTCCGATGGTGGAAAATTTGCTGACCCGAATTCAGCAATCAAGCAAGCTCAAGAAATGATAGATGCAGGCTGTGATATTCTTGATATTGGCGGTGAATCCACAAAACCTGGTGCAGAACCCGTTTCAATTGATGAAGAACTAAATCGCGTAATTCCTGTAATCCAAAAGATTTCTGATTTAAAAATCAATGTTTCAATTGATAGCCGCAATGCTGATGTTATGGAAGCGGCTGTTAAAGAAGGCGCCCATATCATCAATGATGTTAGTGCGATTGAACATGATCCTAAAGCCATCGAAGTGTTGAAAGAAACCGATGTTCCCGTCATTTTAATGCATGCGCAGGGTACACCTGAAAATATGCAGGATAACCCGAATTATCAAAACGCTGTTCTGGAAATCTATGATTATTTGGAAAGCAGAATTGAATTTTGTGTTGCGAACGGAATTGACAAGAACAGAATTATTATTGACCCAGGTATTGGTTTTGGCAAAACAGTGGATCATAATATTGAACTGATAAAACATGTTGCAATTTTCCACGGACTTGGTGTTCCAATCTTAATTGGTGTTTCCAGAAAAAGCTTTATTGGAAAAATCAGTGGTGAAGAAATTGCGGCGAATAGATTGCCGGGTTCACTTTCTGCGGCGCAATATTGTGTGCAGAACGGGGTTCAGGTTGTTCGCGTTCATGATGTTCCTGAAACCGTGCAAGCCATATCGGTATTTAAGAAAATTCGCCATATAAAAGACAATTTTTAACAATATTCAGCTTCTGTTAAGACAAAATCGCTATTTATTGGTATAAAAGTTAAGCTCAATTTAAGAAAAAATAAAATGACGAGAAAATATTTCGGGACGGACGGAATTCGCGGTAAAGCGAACGAAGGTAAAATGACATCAGAAATTGCCATGCGCGTTGGTATGGCCGCGGGGCGCTATTTTACCAATGGCGATCATCAGCATCGTGTCGTCATTGGTAAAGATACTCGTCTTTCCGGGTATATGCTTGAACCTGCGTTAACATCCGGCTTTATATCAATGGGCATGGATGTCGTACTTCTTGGCCCAGTGCCAACCCCGGCTGTTGCGATGCTAACAAGATCACTGCGTGCAGATCTGGGTGTGATGCTTTCTGCGTCACATAATCCCTTTCATGATAATGGTATCAAGTTGTTTGGGCCTGATGGCAATAAGCTATCGGATGAGATCGAGCTTCAAATAGAAAGCATGATGGATAACGGATATAACGAACATCTTGTTGCATCAGAAGAACTGGGACGAGCACAGCGTCTTAAAAACGTGGTTGGTCGTTATAATGAATTTGCCAAAAGCACTTTTCCCAAACATTTAAGATTAGATGGTTTTAAGATTGTTATTGATTGTGCTAATGGCGCCGCATATAGGACAGCACCGGAAATTCTATGGGAATTGGGTGCAGAGGTTATTGCCATTGGTGTTTCACCAAATGGAACAAATATCAATGAAGATTGCGGTTCAACCAAACCGAAAGCCATGTGTGATAAAGTCATCGAAACGGGTGCCGATATCGGTATTGCTCTTGATGGTGATGCAGACAGATTGATTATTTGTAATGAAAAAGGCGAGGTCATCGATGGTGACCAGTTGATGGCAACAATTGCCACCAATTGGGATCAGTCAGGCAAGCTTAAGGGTGGCGCACTTGTAGCGACCATCATGTCAAACCTTGGTCTTGAAAAACATATGAAATCGCTCGGTTTAAATTTGGTGCGTACCAAGGTTGGCGACCGATATGTGGTTAAAGCAATGCAAGAGCTTGGCTGTAATGTCGGTGGGGAACAATCAGGTCATATCGTGCTAAGTGATTTTAACACCACGGGTGACGGTCTTGTTGCAGCGCTTCAGGTTTTGGCGGTTCTTGTGGAAAAAGGACGTCCGGCAAGTGAATTATTCAGGCTGTTTGAGCCTTATCCACAGCTTCTTAAAAATGTAAGGTATGATGAGGCCACAGACCCGCTTTCAGATAATCATGTAAAACAAGCTATTGCTGACGGTGAAAATTCATTAAATGGTAATGGCCGTGTTGTGATCCGTAAATCAGGTACAGAGCCGCTTATCCGTGTCATGGTTGAAGGCGATGATGATACACTGATTGAAAATGTTGCGAATGATATTGTCGCATCCGTAGAAGCAACAGTGGGAAGTGCCTGATTATAATGAAGGGTAGAGTACTAACAATTGCGGGTTCAGATTCAAGTGGTGGCGCCGGAATTCAGGCGGATATAAAAACCATTTCATCACTGGGTGCGTATGCCATGTCGGCGATCACCGCCATTACGGTTCAGGATACCAATATGGTCAGCGACGTTCAACCGGTGCCGGAAAATATCGTCAAATCCCAAGTTTTATCTGTTATAGGTGATATTGGTGTCGATGCCATTAAAACCGGCATGTTGATGTCACCGGAAATCATTGAAGGCATTGCTGAAATAATCGGTAAACATGCAGCAGATGTGCCGCTTGTAGTTGATCCGGTGATGATGTCGACCAGTGGTACGATGCTTCTGAAACCAAGAAGTGTGCGTGCGATGGTTTCTGAAATTCTGCCGTTAACGACATTACTTACCCCTAATCTTGCAGAAGCATCAAAATTAACGGGTGTTGAGCTATTAAAAAATATGGATGATATGCGACGCGCGGCATATGATCTTTTGGAAATGGGACCAAAAGCGGTACTTGTAAAAGGTGGTCATTTAAAAGGGGATATTCTGACCGATTTGTTGGTTACGGAAAATTCAGAAAAAATATTTTCTGCCCTTCGTGTTCCGGGTAAAGACAATCATGGTACCGGATGCACGCTTGCATCAGGCATCGCAACCGGACTTGCGCAAGGATTAGCGCTTGAGGATGCTGTTAACCGTGCCCATAATTTCGTTCAAAAAGCACTAGAGGCAGCGCCCGGATTTGGTAGTGGTTGCGGCCCGTTAAATCATCTTGTCCGTGTTGAATAACGTCATACTGGACTAACCCGCCAATAAAATATACTATCGCCCCAACAAAATATAAAAGTCAGTTAGGGGACTATAGAAATGCTCAAACTAAAATCCGTCATTTTTGGTTTTATTGGTGCGGCTGCGCTTGTTGTGCAATCCAATGCACAAACCATGGAACAGCTGAATGATAAATTCCGTCAATTAAATGAATATTTGCCGACACCCAACGCGTATAGAACAGCATCAGGTGCGCCTGGCCATGAATATTGGCAGCAACAGGCCGATTATAAAATTGATGTGACGCTTGATGATGAAAATCAATCGATTACAGGTTCAGCAACGATTAAATATTATAATAATTCCCCGGATGCTCTTAAATATATTTGGCTGCAAATGGATCAAAACCGTTTTGATCCAGAAACGTCGATGGATATTAGCAGTGAAACTGTTTCTAAAAACACAAAAGGGATGTCATTTTCCGCATTTCGTAGCCATGTTGAACGCCGTAAATTTGACGGTGGTTTTAAAGTAAGCCGCTTACAGGATTTAAATGGCAACGATCTTCCTTATACTGTTGTTGGTGCAATGCTACGTATTGATTTGCCGA encodes:
- the ftsH gene encoding ATP-dependent zinc metalloprotease FtsH, with the translated sequence MKRNFAFWLIILILLLALFSAFKGPAGGDARQEISYSEFLAGVENGSITSVTIQENNIAGTMTNGQTFQTYAPDDATLIDKLNERGININAKPVETSAFWMFVSGWLPFIILIGIWIFFMRQMQGGGGKAMGFGKSKAKLLNEMSGRVTFEDVAGIEEAKEELEEIVEFLKDPSKYQRLGAVIPKGALLVGPPGTGKTLLARAIAGEANVPFFTISGSDFVEMFVGVGASRVRDMFEQGKQNAPCIIFIDEIDAVGRHRGAGLGGGNDEREQTLNQLLVEMDGFEANEGIILLAATNRPDVLDPALLRPGRFDRQVVVSNPDILGREKILKVHMKKVPLAADVKPRVIARGTPGFSGADLANLVNEAALLAARRGKRVVTMEDFEQSKDKVMMGAERRSMVMQEEEKKLTAYHEAGHALVALHCPASDPIHKATIIPRGRALGMVMRLPEHDQLSKSREKMHADLAVAMGGRVAEEIIFGYDKVTSGASSDISYATKMARAMVTQWGMSDILGPLEYGENQQEVFLGHSVSQTQNVSAATAKIIDEEIRRIVDEAHEKAKQVLNDNLDDLHTLGKGLLEYETLSGDEINDLLAGKDIHKDFDDEDKTDNKPTGSVPTTKKSDDAKKSDDKEGGVGSDPVPEG
- the folP gene encoding dihydropteroate synthase — translated: MDDVSMEILGSDLRCFAVRIITKSAGEISSETIPVNSLGVYLSTLDDDKKAKLWTLIDNIAAKRSNILNLDFQDTIIQGVLNVTPDSFSDGGKFADPNSAIKQAQEMIDAGCDILDIGGESTKPGAEPVSIDEELNRVIPVIQKISDLKINVSIDSRNADVMEAAVKEGAHIINDVSAIEHDPKAIEVLKETDVPVILMHAQGTPENMQDNPNYQNAVLEIYDYLESRIEFCVANGIDKNRIIIDPGIGFGKTVDHNIELIKHVAIFHGLGVPILIGVSRKSFIGKISGEEIAANRLPGSLSAAQYCVQNGVQVVRVHDVPETVQAISVFKKIRHIKDNF
- the glmM gene encoding phosphoglucosamine mutase, giving the protein MTRKYFGTDGIRGKANEGKMTSEIAMRVGMAAGRYFTNGDHQHRVVIGKDTRLSGYMLEPALTSGFISMGMDVVLLGPVPTPAVAMLTRSLRADLGVMLSASHNPFHDNGIKLFGPDGNKLSDEIELQIESMMDNGYNEHLVASEELGRAQRLKNVVGRYNEFAKSTFPKHLRLDGFKIVIDCANGAAYRTAPEILWELGAEVIAIGVSPNGTNINEDCGSTKPKAMCDKVIETGADIGIALDGDADRLIICNEKGEVIDGDQLMATIATNWDQSGKLKGGALVATIMSNLGLEKHMKSLGLNLVRTKVGDRYVVKAMQELGCNVGGEQSGHIVLSDFNTTGDGLVAALQVLAVLVEKGRPASELFRLFEPYPQLLKNVRYDEATDPLSDNHVKQAIADGENSLNGNGRVVIRKSGTEPLIRVMVEGDDDTLIENVANDIVASVEATVGSA
- the thiD gene encoding bifunctional hydroxymethylpyrimidine kinase/phosphomethylpyrimidine kinase, encoding MKGRVLTIAGSDSSGGAGIQADIKTISSLGAYAMSAITAITVQDTNMVSDVQPVPENIVKSQVLSVIGDIGVDAIKTGMLMSPEIIEGIAEIIGKHAADVPLVVDPVMMSTSGTMLLKPRSVRAMVSEILPLTTLLTPNLAEASKLTGVELLKNMDDMRRAAYDLLEMGPKAVLVKGGHLKGDILTDLLVTENSEKIFSALRVPGKDNHGTGCTLASGIATGLAQGLALEDAVNRAHNFVQKALEAAPGFGSGCGPLNHLVRVE